The sequence below is a genomic window from Candidatus Methanoperedens sp..
ATCGCAATGGCTCTATCGTGCAGCCCTCTTGCACTTATTGCAGATGAACCGACCACGGCACTCGATGTGACCATCCAGGCACAGATTCTCGACATATTCAAAGAATTGAAATCTGGTATTTCGATATTGTATATAACACACGACCTCGCGGTAGTTTCTGAAATCGCGGATAGAATCATAGTGATGTATTCAGGGAAATTCCTGGAAGAAGGAGATGCAGGTGAGCTTTTGGAGAACCCAAAACATCCTTATATGCAGGGCCTGATGGGGTGTTTGCCATCGGGGAAGGGAAGACTTGTATCCATTCCCGGAAGCATCCCGAGCCTGATCGATTTGCCTCCCGGCTGCGTGTTCAATCCGAGGTGCACTCATGCAATGGAAATCTGTAAACAAAGAATGCCTGGTGAGACAAGAATTTCAGACAGGCATTCAGTGAGGTGTTATCTCTACGGCACTGCTTGAAGTAACTGACCTGAAAAAATACTATCCTCTGACCAGCGGTTTCCTGTACTCAAGGATGACAGGGGAAGTGAAGGCGGTTGATGCTGTATCCTTTTACATAAATGAGGGGGAGACCCTTGGTCTTGTGGGTGAATCGGGCTGTGGCAAATCCACGCTCGGAAGGACAATTATCCGATTGGAAACGCCCACATCAGGTAAAATCTGTTACAAGGGAAATGATATTTCCAGTCCAAATATAGGAAACCTGAAATGGCTTCGAAAAGAAATGCAGATGATCTTCCAGGACCCTCATTCGAGCCTTGACCCCAGGATGACTGTGGGCGATTCCATAGATGAGGCATTTATTATCCATGGAATAAAAGAGGAAAGTGCTGAACTGCTGGAAAAGGTAGGGCTCACATCGGATTTTGCCTCCCGCTATCCACATGAATTGAGCGGTGGCCAGAAACAGAGAATAGGTATCGCACGGGCCCTGGCGGTCCGTCCAAAACTCATAATTGCAGATGAACCCGTGAGCGCCCTTGATATATCGGTACAGGCCCAGATCCTCAATCTCCTGATGGACCTTCAAAAAGAATATGGATTGACCTATTTATTCATAGCCCATAATCTTTCCGTGATAAGGCATATCTCTGACAGGGTGGCGGTCATGTATCTCGGCAAGATAGTGGAGCAGGGAATTAATGAAGAGATTTTCAATAATCCATTGCATCCATACACGCAGGCGCTTTTATCCGCAGTTCCCGGCATGAGAACCAGACGTCAGCCTTTGCG
It includes:
- a CDS encoding ATP-binding cassette domain-containing protein, yielding MTGEVKAVDAVSFYINEGETLGLVGESGCGKSTLGRTIIRLETPTSGKICYKGNDISSPNIGNLKWLRKEMQMIFQDPHSSLDPRMTVGDSIDEAFIIHGIKEESAELLEKVGLTSDFASRYPHELSGGQKQRIGIARALAVRPKLIIADEPVSALDISVQAQILNLLMDLQKEYGLTYLFIAHNLSVIRHISDRVAVMYLGKIVEQGINEEIFNNPLHPYTQALLSAVPGMRTRRQPLRGEVPSPINPPKGCRFHTRCPKKMKVCEEKEPEFIGKEHGVACHLFGL